In one window of Arachis ipaensis cultivar K30076 chromosome B06, Araip1.1, whole genome shotgun sequence DNA:
- the LOC107647121 gene encoding phosphatidylinositol 4-kinase gamma 8, with protein sequence MAVAINQHHGFKPFSRSQRCKLQSFSHLDQTILEQIERATKKRRCFEGAVVIGIQPLRFGTSTSYEVLLPLTLVLLVVVVLASVLSIVRTTAAQIVPTLPLTGNLTNSDSREAAARNDAATKTATNPTSSPSVAVLANPHRSLLLDSGTVNAGAAGLAPGLGASALVRAKNLRSSFPPEGAYYFTNSPPYLTSSTLPTTVEEKQKQKLQQQQHTHLLESEEADIIHRSFSTPCLPLTTLSSGEDLPSSSHPRIEIVRGSGAPVHALVVEVAIAMASGLHPKPLPNGLGGAYLFCNPISGKNIAVAKPVDEEPLALNNPKDLGSQLPGQPGLKTSIRIGEAATRELAAYLLDHGSFAAVPPTALVKFSHASFFANEAPKLASLQRFIGHAFDAGELGPSLYSVSSVHQIGILDIRLLNLDRHAGNMLVMNHGFVPGVAAHLVPIDHGFCLPEWLDDPYFEWLHWPQASTPFSNSELDYISKLDPFKDAQILRSELPLLRESSIRVLVVCTIFLKHAAAAGLCLTDIGLLMTREFCGGKETPSELETICSQVKASVPLDVPNNNNEEEEGTSCEISGISFGDMRKGEWESFLEIFDKVLCGVFGNKQV encoded by the exons ATGGCTGTAGCCATTAACCAACACCACGGATTTAAGCCATTCAGCAGGTCCCAGAGATGCAAGCTCCAATCCTTCAGTCACCTTGATCAGACCATTTTAGAGC AGATTGAGCGAGCCACAAAGAAACGGCGGTGTTTTGAGGGAGCAGTAGTCATTGGGATACAGCCACTCCGTTTCGGGACGTCGACGTCGTACGAAGTTCTTTTACCAC TTACCCTTGTTCTACTCGTCGTTGTGGTCCTTGCTTCGGTACTAAGTATTGTTCGTACAACGGCCGCACAGATAGTTCCAACTCTTCCGCTTACAG GAAACCTAACAAATTCCGATTCCCGAGAAGCAGCTGCCCGAAACGATGCCGCTACAAAAACGGCGACTAACCCAACGTCTTCTCCATCCGTGGCGGTTCTGGCAAACCCTCACCGAAGCCTACTTCTGGACTCCGGTACCGTTAACGCTGGAGCTGCTGGTCTCGCACCTGGCCTCGGGGCCTCGGCGCTTGTTAGAGCTAAGAACCTACGCTCCTCCTTCCCTCCAGAAGGGGCCTACTATTTCACCAATTCCCCTCCGTACCTCACCTCTTCGACGCTACCTACTACAGTCGAAGAA aaacaaaaacaaaaactacaacaacaacaacatactcACCTTCTTGAATCTGAAGAAGCTGACATCATCCATCGCAGCTTCTCCACTCCATGCCTCCCCTTAACCACTTTATCATCCGGGGAAGACCTCCCTTCCTCCTCGCATCCAAGAATCGAGATTGTTCGCGGCTCCGGGGCTCCGGTCCACGCTCTGGTCGTCGAGGTCGCAATTGCCATGGCCTCAGGTCTTCATCCGAAGCCACTCCCAAACGGTCTTGGCGGTGCCTACCTCTTCTGCAACCCAATCAGCGGCAAAAACATCGCCGTAGCAAAGCCCGTCGACGAAGAGCCCTTAGCCTTAAACAATCCAAAGGACCTGGGCTCTCAATTACCGGGCCAGCCGGGCCTCAAGACTTCAATTCGCATCGGCGAGGCTGCTACCCGTGAGCTTGCTGCATATCTCCTCGATCACGGCTCCTTCGCTGCTGTACCTCCAACAGCCCTCGTCAAATTCTCTCACGCTTCTTTCTTCGCCAACGAGGCGCCTAAACTCGCGTCGCTTCAACGCTTCATCGGTCACGCTTTCGATGCCGGCGAGTTGGGACCTTCTCTCTACTCTGTTTCCTCTGTTCACCAGATCGGAATCTTGGACATTCGCCTTCTCAACCTTGATAGACACGCCGGCAACATGCTTGTTATGAATCATGGCTTCGTTCCTGGTGTTGCTGCTCATCTTGTTCCCATTGACCATGGCTTCTGCCTCCCTGAGTGGCTTGACGATCCTTACTTTGAGTGGCTCCATTGGCCACAGGCTTCTACACCTTTCTCCAACTCAGAACTTGATTACATCTCGAAACTCGATCCGTTTAAGGACGCTCAGATTCTAAGATCAGAGCTTCCTCTGTTGAGGGAGTCCTCAATTAGGGTTCTGGTTGTTTGCACCATTTTCTTGAAGCATGCTGCAGCTGCAGGGCTTTGCCTCACCGACATAGGGTTACTGATGACGAGGGAGTTTTGTGGCGGCAAAGAAACACCGAGCGAGTTAGAGACAATTTGCTCACAGGTTAAGGCCAGTGTTCCTCTTGATGTTCCCAACAATaataacgaagaagaagaagggactAGTTGCGAGATTAGTGGCATTTCCTTTGGAGACATGAGGAAAGGTGAATGGGAATCTTTTTTGGAGATTTTCGATAAGGTTTTGTGTGGTGTGTTTGGAAACAAGCAAGTTTAA